Within Desulfobacter sp., the genomic segment GAAATTCTCAGGGCCTGCCCGGAAGACTTCCGGTTTAAGGAACCGCCCTATGAATACGAATATGAAAAACTGCCCATGGATTTGATCCTGGGCAGCAAAAAACTTCGCCGGGCCCTCTGCGATATGACGCCTGCGGCTGATCTGGAAAAAGAATGGCAGCCGGGACTGAACCATTTTATTGAAACCTCAACCGCCTTTTATCTCTATGACTGAGCCACCCCCCAGCAGGGATAAGCCCGAAGATATCCAATGGAAACGGATGTCCTTCAAGGGGAATAAAGTATGGGCCCCCTTTGACGGCCGGGGCAATCCCATGGCGGAAAACGGCAAAGTCCCCATCAAGTACAACCTGAATCAGGATTATGAATACCGGATTAAACTGGAGAATCTCAAACCCGAAGACCTGGCCGTGCCGGCAGGAACCAGACAGAAGAAAAAGGCCCAAAACCCGGAGCAGGACCTGCCGCCCAACTGCATACGCATCTATACGGACGGCGCCTCTTCAGGCGATCCCGGACCGTCGGGCATCGGCATCCTCATGCTTTACAGGGACAACAGAAAAGAGATTTCTGAATTCATCGGCACCGCCACCAATGACCTTGCCGAACTTAAAGCGATCCACCGGGGGCTCATTGCCCTGAAACGGCGGGACCTGCCCGTGAGGATATTCACGGGTTCATCCCATGCGGCGGATCAATTGAAAAAAAAGGGGCGGCCCGATACCCACCGGGATCTGATCCTTGCCATTCGGTCGCTCATGACCAGATTCAGGGATATCGGCATCATCAAAGTAAAAGACCACGCCGGCATAAAGGGAAATGAAGTGGCTGATTTTTTAGCCGCCTGCGCCATCAAAAACGCAGACATAAAAAAAGGGCAGTCCCCAGAAGAATAGGGACCGCCCTTTTAATATATACGTACAGCCGGAATAAAACCGGTCGATTATGCTTTTTTCAGGTCTTCCAGTTCTTTTTCCAGCTCGGCAATTTTGGCTTTGTCATCATCGGCAGGAGCGTCAACGCCTTCATCTTTTTTCCAGGAGTCTTTGAGTTCATCAAAACCCAGGTAAAGGGCAAGGCCACCACCCAGAAGCAGTACAGGGGGGATGCATCCCAACAGAAGATTTACGAACTCACCAAACCAGACCGCCAGACCAACAACACCGAGAAGAACTGCAATAGCTCCGCCAATTAACGTTTTCATAGACTATCCTCCTTAAATTCCTGTCTTAATTATCAAAATACGTGACATTCACCTTAAATCTTGAATTCCCTACAAATAAGATGTGAAAAAATAGCACAGGACCTGGATTTTATCAAGGCGTTTTTCCCCCGCCCGGACAGATGGCAAACCCCTTTAAATAACAAGATGTTAATAAAAATTTACCCCCTGCCCAACCCCCCTTTTCAAAAAATTATCATATTGCCATCGCACCCAAGCTTTGGTATTGAATGAATCCTTGAACAACTTCGAGTGCTTACCATATATAAGGAATATCCAATGAGCCTCTTGCCCCCTTTGGACAAACTGATCGCAGGAATTAAAAACAGATTATTCGGTTCCCCGGACAGCATGGCGCCATCCCCCCATGAATACTTTACCTGTTTTTACCCGGGCAACCAAAGCTTTGTCATACGCAGACTCATCACCCGCCTGACCCGGAAAATCCCCCTGGACGATCATAACCTTGAAAAAATAAAGGGAATCAAACCGGACAGCATTGTGGTATTCAGCTGTAAAAACAAGCGTTTTTTCGATTTTCTTTTTTTTCATACCCGGCTCAAGTCCCTGGACCTGCCCTATCCGGAACTGGGCTTTGATTTAAGCTTTTTCCCCCTGTTGCCGGTACGGCGGGCCTGGCGGATCATGACCTCCCACATGGCCCATTTCATGCGCCATTTCCAGATCAAGGACATATACGGCACCGGCTATGCCAGCCAGACCCTTCTTGACAACCGGGCCGGTTTCCTCTGCCTCATCGAAGAGGAGGATTTTTACCGCAGGTTCATCAAGTCCACCCCGGACCCCCTCTACCACCTCATCGAACTCCAGAAACAATTGGACCGGTCCGTGGTCATCGTACCCGAAGACATCATTTACGTCACCAAGCCCATGCACAAAAACCCGGGGCTGGCCGATATTATCTTCGGTACCCATGAAAAACCCGGGCTGATAAAGCGGCTGTTTATCCTACTGCGCCACCCCGAAAAAATCCGGGTGGAGGTGGCCCGCCCCGTGGACCTCAAGGAGTTTATCAACCGTCCGGAAATCCAGCGGCTGGATTCCGAGTTCCAGACCCACCGCCTGAGAAGCCACCTGGTGGATATTCTGAACCGGCGGCGCAAAAGCATCACCGGGCCGATCCTTAAATCACGCCAGGAAATCACAGAGGACATTCTTACCCGCAAATCTTTGAGGGAGTTTCTTGCCGATCATGCCGCAAAAACCAACACCCCGCTGCGCCGGGTCAACAAAAAAGCGGCCGGCTATATCAACGAAATTGCAGCCAATTACAGCCTGAGGACCATCAACTTCCTCAACTGGCTGCTCACCTGGGTGTTCAATAATATCTTCGAAGGGGTATCGGTGAACCAGGATGAAATCAACCGGATGCGGGAAACCTATACCCAGGCCCCCCTCATCCTTCTCCCCTGCCATAAGAGCCACCTGGATTACCTGTTGCTTCCCTATGTGATGTTCAGAAACAACATGCCCTGCCCCCACATTGCGGCCGGCAAAAACCTTTCCTTCTGGCCGCTGGGGCCCATCTTCAGGGGGGGCGGCGCCTTTTTCCTGCGGCGGACATTCAAGGGGGCTGACCTCTACACCAGGATATTTGCCGCCTATCTGGAAAAACTGCTGTATGAAGGGTTCAATATCAAGATTTATATCGAGGGGGGCCGCAGCCGGACCGGCAAGCTGCTGACACCCAAGCCCGGGGGGCTTGCCATGCTCATCAAAGCCTACCTGAACGGGGCCTGCGAAGATTTGTATTTTGTACCGATTTACGTCGGATATGACCGGGTGCTGGAAGAGGACGCCTACCTCAAGGAAATCGAAGGGGGCAAAAAAAGCCCGGAAACCCTCAAGGGCCTGCTGAATACCAGAAAATTCCTCAAACGCAAATACGGAAAGGTGTATTTGAAATTTGACGAGCCCTTGTCCATGAACCGCTATCTTTGTGAAAAAAATATAGACCTGAAACGGGCCACGGAAAAGGAATATATGGATTTCGTCAAGGGCTTCGGCTACAAGATGATCAATTCCATCAATGAAAATACCGTGGCCACCCCCCACGGTATCATTGCCTCAGCCATCCTCAACTGCGCCGCCAACACCTTTTCAAAGGCACAGGTGCTGCGCCGGGTCCACACATACATGAACCTGCTGACCTTCACCGGCGCCTATCTATCCGACACCCTGATCATGGACCAGGACGCCGCCTTTGATTCCGTGGTTGACAACTTTTTATCCCGGAACTTCATCGAGCTTGCCGACGAGGATGAAGAGGAGATTGATGACACCACCGTATTGATTGTAAAGCACAACAAGCGGGCCATCCTGGATTATTATAAGAATTCGGTGATCTGCTTTTTTGTACCGGCCGCCTATACGGCCGTGGCCATCCTGGAAACGGACCGGTTTAAATTTGTTCTATCGGACCTGGTGCTCAGATACAAATTCCTCCAGAAGATGTTCACGGACGAGTTCTCCTTTGACGAAGAGGTCACCGCCGAAGAGCAGATTTCCCGTGCGGTAAAATGCTTTATCAACGAAGGCATCCTGGTGCCCGACCCCAAACGGGCGGATATGCTCAACCTGACCTCGGAAGGCCTGCGTAAGCTCAAATGGTTTGCCGCCTTCCTCATCCCCTTTTTCGAATCCTATAATACCTGCCTGCTTTTCCTGGAAAAGGAAAAGACAGACAAGTACGACGTCAAGGAGCGGGCCAAGAAAATCCTCTCCTTCGGCGGCAAATTATACAAACGGAACCAGGTGGTGCGCAAGGAGTCCATCTCTCTGATCAATTACAGGAATGCGGCCAATTATTTCGCCAGAAACAATATCAACGGATCGGGGGACCAGATCGAAATAGACAAGTACAAGGAAATCATCAGCCGCCTCTCCCATCTTATTGCAGGTTAGGCATGAAGGCGCTGATTCTGGCGGCAGGCTTCGGCACCCGGCTGCTCCCCCATACCCGGATTCTGCCCAAACCCCTGTTCACCATTAACAACCGCCCGGTACTGGACATGGCCGTCGACAGGCTTCTGGACTGCGGGTGTGAAGAAATATTCATCAACACCCACCACCTCTGGGACCAGATCCATGATTTCATCCAAAGCCACCCCAGGGGTCACTGCCTCAAAGCGGTCCATGAACCTGAGATTCTGGATACAGGCGGCGCCATGGCCAATCTTAAAAACGACCTTGCCGATGACGATTTTCTGGTGGTCAACGCGGATATTGTCTGCGATTTCGACCTGAAATCACTGGCAGCGGCCCACCGGTCCTCGGATGCCCTGGCCACCCTCCTGGTCCATGATTGCCCCCGGTTCAACAAGCTGGCATTTGAACCGGATTCGGGCAGCCGGAAAAGCAACCTGGGAAAAATTCTTCATTTTGAGGCGCCGCCGGAAACGGGGCTTGCCTTCACCGGCATCCAGGCCCTGTCACCTGAAATTTTCGACCATATGCCCGGGGAAAATGCTTTTTCAAGCATCGCGCTGTATAAAACCCTCTGTGCCACAGGCAGCATCCGCGCCCTTAAGGCGGAAAAACTCTTCTGGGAGGACATGGGCACCCCGGGGGCATACATGGAGACCTCACGGCTGTTTCTGGCCGGGCAGATCTTGGGCCTGCCCCCCGCCCGGTTCAATGAAATCAAAATTGAACCCATTGCCGGTGACGGCTCGGACCGGAAGTGGTTCAGGGCCTCCCATTGTGCCGAAACCCTTGTGATCTGTGATCACGGCATCTGCTTAGAGGATTCCCGGGAGCCTGGATCCCCCCTGTCCACCCAGCCCGGACGCCTCTCCCAGCTCAGGTCATACACATCCATCGGCCGCCACCTCAACGGTAAAGGGATCTGTGTCCCCCGGATACTGGGCCACGATACCATCTCAGGGCAGGTGGCCCTGGCCGACCTGGGCAGCACCCATCTGGCGGATCTGGCAGATCCCGGCCAAAGGGAAAAAACCACCACCCTTTACCGGCAGGTCATCGACAGCCTGGTCCGGTTTTCCCAGGAAGGCCTGAGGGAGTTTGACCCGGCCTGGACCTGCCAGACCCGGTCCTATTCAAAGGATCTGATCCTGGAAATGGAATGCCGGTATTTTATGGACGCTTTTGTAAAGCACTACCTGGAACACCCCGCCCCTTGGGAAGAATTCAAACCGGTTTTCAGCCATATTGCCGATAGGGCCCTGGCCCATGGATATGCAGGCCTCATGCACCGGGATTTCCAGTCCAGAAACATCATGATCCACCAGGGGGATGTATGGTTCATCGATTTTCAGTCCGCCCGCAAAGGGCCCATTCAATACGATCTGGCTTCACTTTTGATCGACCCCTATGTTAAACTGCCCCCTGATATGCAGGAAGAACTGCTGGATCATGCCATGGCACGCCTGGATCTTGCCGATCCCGCAGAAAAAAACCGATTCAAAGAGAGTTATTCATATTGTTGTATCACCCGGAACCTGCAGATGCTGGGGGCCTTCGGATTCCTGACCCGGATAAAGAAAAAACAGAAGTTTGAAGCCTATATCCCCCACGCCCTGGCCGCTTTAAAACAGCGGCTGAACAAAATGGAAAACAGCATTCTGGCCCCTCTGGCCGGATTTATCAATGGATTATAAGGAGTACCCATGACCCCCATCCCAATTATGATCAACGGACTGCCCGGCAACGTGGCACGTATTATCGCAGCGGGTGCACTGTCAGACCAGCGGTTTGACCTTGTCCCCTTCTCTCTCACCGGTGCGGATGTCCAACCCGCCTCGGTCACCGTCGGCCAGGTCGAAATCAACCTGGTCAAACCGGACACCAGGAACGACAAGATAAAGGAGATCCTGGCGGCCTACCCCGGCCTGGTCGCAGTGGACTACACCCACCCCACGGCCGTAAACGCCAATGCCGAATTTTACACCGCAAATGGCATCCCCTTTGTCATGGGCACCACCGGCGGAGACAGGGAAAAGCTTGAAGCAACCGTCAACCAGGCCGGTACACCGGCCGTTATCTCCCCCAACATGGCCAAACAGATTGTGGGATTCCAGGCCATGATGGAATACGCCGCCAAAACCTTTCCCGGCCTGTTCAGCGGCTATACCCTGGAAGTGAAAGAAAGCCACCAGCAGGGCAAGGCAGACACCTCAGGCACGGCCAAGGCAATTGTCTCCTGTTTCAACGGCCTGGGGGTGGATTTCAAGGTCTCCGATATCCAGCAGATCCGGGACCCGGAAGTCCAGGAAAAAGAATGGGGCATTCCCAAAGAGCACCTGGGGGGCCACGGATGGCACACCTATACCCTGAGGGCCGGCGACGGTTCTTCTCTTTTTGAATTCACCCACAATATCAACGGCAGGGATATTTATATCGGCGGCACCCTTGACGCTGTTGCCTTCCTCTCCCGGCTCCCAAAAGGCGAAACAAAACGCCTGTTCACCATGATCGACGTTATGACCCGGGAAAAACAAATGCCATGAGCGGTTTCATGAAGCTGGTGCTGATCCTTTTCGGACTGGCCTATCTCATATCTCCGGTGGACCTGATCCCGGACCTGCTCCTGCCCTGGCTGGGATGGATCGACGACGGGGTCATCCTCTGGTCTGTCTATTATCTGATACGGTACGGAGAACTGCCCTGGTTTATATTCAGAAAAAAGGCCGGGGGCCGCTTTCCCGGCCGCCCGACCCGGCCGGGCAGAAAGGCGGCATCAGATTCCGGCAACCGCAGCAAGGGACCGGGCTCCCAGCCCGGTTCCGGCACAGGAAACCAGAAGGCCGCAGGGGGCCCAGGGTCAACCGCCGGCCAAACCGGCCGGCCCCCATCCGGGAAAAGGCCGGGAAAAAAATCCCCCCATGAGATACTTGGGGTCCCACCGGATGCGTCCCGCCGGGAAATCCAGCAGGCGTATAAAGAAAAGATCAAACAATACCACCCGGACAAACTCTCCCACCTGGGCAAGGAATTTGCCGACCTGGCCAACGAAAAATTTCTGGAAATCCAGGCCGCCTATGAAACATTGATCAAATAGATTAAATGATCCGGTTTACCCCCGTGGCAATATTGTAGCAGTAATCCCCCATTTTCTCATAGCTGGAGACAAGGGCGATAAAAAAGACGCCGGCGTCCACGGAGCAATCATCGTTCCTGAGCCGCTGGATATGCTGAGAACGCATATTCTCCCTCATCTGGTCTATGCGGTCCTCCAGTGCCAGGGCCTTTTCATAAAACCCCGGTGTTTTTTCGGTCATCTCATTAAAAACCATCTCCACAAACCGGTCCACCTCGGCTGAAATCGCCTTCAGGTCCCGGGTGGCCTCATGGCTGAAACGGATGTTTGCGTCATAGACCTTTTCAAGCATTTTGGAAATATTTTCCATGGCATCTCCCAGCCGCTCGATATTATTCACGATGCGCATCATTTCCGAAATTTCCTTGGCCTCCGGCTCATTGACCTCCCCCTGGTAGATGGTGGTCAGGTAGGAAATAATGATTTTCTGGCAGTCATCAATATGGGTTTCCACCGCCTCCCGTTCCCCGAGGATATCATCATCCCTTTGGGACAGGCAGGTGGATACCTTTTTAATGTTTACCCGGACGTACTCTGCCCAGTCAATGATCTCGCCTTTGACCTTTGCCAGGGCACCGATGGGCGAGTCCATGAAATTGGCATCAAACCTGGGCAGCCGGTACCGCTCCTTCACGCCACTGGGATTGGGAGAGATGAGGATGGTCAACTGGACCAGTTTAGGCAAAAGCACCAGAAACACCATGGCATTTATCACGTTGAACAGGGTGTGGCCGTTGGCGATGTACCGGGCCGCATTGATAAATTCATTATTCACCGACTGGTCCACGGGACCTGCGCCCATTTTCAGGGTGGCGGTCTGGACGATATCAACGAAAAAAGGAAATATAAGCAGGATAATGGCCACCCCCACCACGTTGAAAATGGTATGGGCGTTGGCCGTGCGGTGGGCCTCGGCATTATTCGACCCCAGGGTGGCCAGCTGGGCGGTAATGGTGGTGCCGATATTTTCTCCCAGCACCAGGGCCAGGGCCGTGGGAAAGGTCAGCAGGCCCGAACCGGCCAGGGTCATGGTCAGCCCCACGGTTGCCGAAGATGACTGGACCGCCACTGTAAGCAGGGCGCCCATGGCGACACAGAGCAGGAGCCCCCCCACCGTCTCTGTTGAGAAAGTGGTAAAAAACGAGATGAACTGGGGATCGGTTTTAATGGGCGACAGCCCCTCTTTCATCACGCTCATGCCGAAAAACAGCAGACCGAATCCGAGAACAATATCGCCGATATGGCGCCAGCGCCGCTTTTTTGAAAAATACTTCAGTCCAACGCCCAGGGCAATGGCCGGCAGAGCTGCCTTGGTCAGTTTAAAGGCAATGAGTTGCCCGGTAATGGTGGTGCCGACATTTGCACCGATAACCACCCCCACCGCCTGTTGCAGGGACATGATACCGGCACTGACAAAACCGATGAGCATGACGGTGGTGGCTGAAGAGGACTGCACCAGTGCCGTGACACCGGCTCCGGTGATGCAGCCCAGGATCCTGTTGGAAGATATGGCCTCAAGAATATTTCGTATCCGCTGCCCGGCAGTGGCCTGGAGCCCCTCGGTCATCATTTTCATCCCGAGAACAAACAACCCCAGTCCGCCCAGGGTTTTGATCAGTATACCTGCGATGTCCACCAGTTCCTCCCTTTTAGGTTTACCGGCCAATAATTATCTAACACAATACTAACCAAAGACTAACAAAACCAGGCACTATATATGCCAAAATCTCTTTTTTTTCAATCAATAGAATGAAAAATCCGGGCCGATATTGAGATTGACAAAATTGGTAAAAATTGCCATAAGAATCCCTTATGATCCAACGCCTTAATAGAGGAAAAATCCATTGACCGGTATCAGTGAAATCCTGGTTCTTATTCTGTTGATCAGCGGCATCCTCATCCTGCCCAGGATGTTCAAGCCGGCCCCGGCAGCAAAAAGCAAAAAAACCGCCGCTAAATCCCTGAGTATGAAACTGAGGGCCGGGATTGCAATATCTGTCCTATATCCCGCCGTTTCCGCACTGGTACTCAAGCCCTGGCAGGGCAATATTGTTCTGTACCTGTCTGCAGGCCTCCTCCCCGTCGCCCTGGCCTGGGCATTAATCTGGGTCCTGGCGGCCAAAAAGCACTAGTTTAACACCCGTTCGGCCACCCTCCTCTCCGTTTCACGCACGAACTATATTACTATTTAAGAAAAAATCCTTTTAGTAATAAATAATAAAATTAAGATTATTCGTATTGACACTGCATATTATATGGTTAATTTTCTTTCAACGTAAGGACAAAACAAATAAGTCCACTAACTAAACATAAGGAGAAAACCATGAGACTTGTCAGATATAACCCTTTCAATGAAATGACCCTGTTTAAAAATGCCTTTGACGACTTTTTCAACGACGCCGCCCCCAAGGCGGCCCCCCAGTGTTTCTCTCCCGCAGTGGACATTATCAACAGGGAAAACAGGGTGGAACTGAATGTGGAACTGCCCGGCATGAAAAAGGAGAATATCTCCGTCAACATTGAAGACAAGGTCCTGACCATTTCCGGAGAACGGAAATTTGAAGAGGAAGAAAAGAAAGACAACTACTACAGGCGGGAAAGAAGATACGGCAGCTTTAAACGGGCCTTTACCCTCTCGGACGACATCATCACCGACGATGTGACTGCAGAATACATGGACGGGGTCCTCAAAGTTATCCTGAAAAAAGATACCGCTAAAGAAGAAACTAAACAGATTACTGTAAACTAACCCCAAAAAAAGCGCATCCCTAAACCCGGTCCCATCGGACCGGGCAGCAGGATGCGCTTTTACTATACACCTGATCCGGCAGTAACTGCCGGATCAGCAACTCTTAATGGTGGGAATCCCCACTGTCATTGATGGTGTCATAGGCGGCCTTGATAAAACAAAAGGTCAGGCCGGCACCAAGGATGGAGATGGCATACCAGAACCCGCCGAAGAAAACGGCATGGCCGACATCCCAGGCCCATTCAAAACAAAACGGAAACATAAGTACTCTCCTTTTTATTCAGCCGCTGCTTCAGCAGGCTTGTTGAGTTCCAGTTCCTGGGGGAATACCGGCAGGTACCTGTAAGAGACGGCAATCAGTATGATACCGTAAGCCACGGGCAGAACGGTGGTGGCCACTTCCTGCCAGGACGGGATGTACAGCGCCCAGTTATCAAAGGACATAACAGGTACGGCAAACACCTGGAGAACCATGACCCACCGGTTCAGGCAGACACCGATGACGCCCAGGATGATGGCGATGAGCCGCATCTTCGGGTTTTCACGGGTACTCTTGACCACCAGCATCAGTCCGGGAACCAGGCCGCAGACGATGAGCTCGGCAAAGAGGATCCAGTAGCCGTAGAAGGCGTTGTTGCTGTAAAAGTGGTCCAGGGTAAAGCCCAGGGAAGGTGCGGTTACCGTTGCCCAGTAAATGGTATCAATAATCTTGGCAACCATATAGGTGGTGATCATCCAGCCGGAAATTTTGGCCAGCAGGTGGACGGTCTTGTCTCCCACCAGTTTTTTCCCGGTAATGGCTTCGGTGATCTTGGTCACAAGAAGCGTGAAGCAGGGGCCGAAGGCCGCAGCAGACCAGGTAAAAAGGAAAAAGGTCCAGGGCCAGATCAGCAGGCTTTCGCGGACGGCAAAGGGGCGGCCGAACATAACGCCGGCGACACCGCCAAGGGAACCCTGGTGGAAGAAGCTCAAAAACGCGCCGGTGGCGGCAAAGATGGCCATGACACCGTGCATGTTGTGAGCCAGGTGATGGAAAAAGGACACCTTATTGAGCTGGCGGTTTTCCAGAATATTGGGAATGAACTCGATTGTCAGAACCGCAAAATAGCAGGAGAGACAATAGGCCACCTCGGTGAGCATGGAATGCACGTTGGCATGCCAGAAGATGAACCAGCCGCGCAGGGGCTGTCCGATATCAATGGCCAGAATCAAAAGGGCGGAAGAGTAGCAGATAAACCCGATGATTACGGCAAAGTTGATAATATTCTTCAGCTCGTCAATTTTAAAAATATACTTGAGCAGGCCGGTGAAAAAAGCGCCGCCGCCGATGGCAATGACGGCAAGGTCGGCCCAGATCCAGAGGGCGAACCCGTAATAGTCGTTCATGTTGGTCTGGTTCAGCCCCTTGAACCAACAGAGGAACATGGCATAAACGCCCCAGAGCAGTACGGCACCCACGACGGCTATTCCGAGCATAAACTTCGGAAACTCGCACCGTTTTGCGCCTTCAGGTATTAATGCAGAATCCATATTTAATTACTCCTTGAGTCTTTTGGATGGTTAACCATGGGAGGTTTCAGCCCCATGATGGTTCTTTACCTTATCCCATTCGCCGTCAAGATAGTTATCGCCGGCTTTCCTCACCCATTCACGCTCGGACATGTAGTAGACCTTGGTGTTGGTTCCCAGACGCTCAAGCAGCCTGAAAACCTTGGGATTTCTTGATTTCCCAACAACCTTGGGGTTGCCGGGAACCGGATGGGGATCGGGTTTAACGATCTGGGTAACCTTGTGGGCGGGGTTGTTCAGGTCGCCGAAGGTGATGGCACCGGCCGGGCATGCCGTGGTGCATGCGGTCTGGTATTCCATCTCTTCAATTTCCCGTTCCTCCGCATAGGCTTTGTCCTTGGCCAGCTGGTATCTGTGGTAGCAGAAGGAGCATTTTTCAACGACCCCGCGCATACGGGGAGAGACATTGGGGCTCAGGTAGTTTTCCATGCCTTCGGGCCATTTGGGATCCCACCAGTTAAAATACCTGGCATGGTAGGGGCAGGCACCCATGCAGTACCGGCAGCCGAAGCAACGGGTGTATATCTGGCTGACAATTCCGGTGTCGTACCCGTAGTCGGTGGCGGTTGCCGGGCATACGGAGACGCAGGGGGAATGGCCGTGGTCGCCGATGCCGCTGCAGTGCTGGCAGGGCCGGGGCATGTATACCACTTCTGTATCGGGAAAGGACTTGCCGTTGGTCAGCTTATAGACCCGCATCCAGGTGATGCTGTCCTTTTTCCGGGATTCATCTTCTTTAAACGGAACGTTGTTCTCCGCCATGCACGACACCATGCAGGAACCGCATCCGGTGCATTTGTCCAGATCAATCAACATTCCGAACTTATGTGCTTTTGTATTATGTATCATCAGAACCTCTTAAAAGATTTCTATATCCGTGTCATTAGGCTTTGGAAATTGAAGCCGTGATTCCAAAGGCGGCATCCAATCCCGAACCGGGTTCAATCACCGGGGCGATAAGGTCGTTCACGTTCACGCCCTTGCCGGCCACATAGGGATTGTCATAGGTGTGTCCCAGGCCTTTTGCCATTCCGATGACACCCGGCATCATGCCTTCGTTGAGAAAGACTTTTACCTTTGCCTTGCCAACGGGGGTGGTGATCACGGCATCACCGCCGTCTTTGAGCCCCTTAGCTGTGGCCGGGTTGATTTCAACCACCACGTCCTTGCCGGCGATAACCTTGTCGGAAACGGTCTTCACCGCAAAGGGAGAGGATGCCCCTGTCAGGCGCATGTTGTCGATGGGCATCAGGATCAGTTTGCCGTCGCCCTGTGCCTGTACGGCGTCAGGCATGTCGGCCATATATGCGAAGTTGGTAGTGGGAATCCCTTCGGGGTTGCCTTCGGCAACCACGGCGTAACCCTCTTCGGACAGGGTTTCCCAGACGCTTTCTGCAATTGCCTCCAGGGCTTCCTCATAGGTTTCCCATTCAAAACTCTCGGCAATGGTGCCGCCCATGGCCTGGGCCAGTGCGATCAAAGCATCGCCCGGGTTTTTGGTATCAAAAACCGGGTTCACCATGGGGCGGGCCAATCCGACCACCTGTTTGGCAAGGCCGCCGCCGGAGGGTACATCTTCCATCCGTTCCAGGAAGGTGGAGGCCGGCAGAATCACATCGGCTTCCATGGCGGTTTCATCCAGGTAAGAGGAGAAGCTCACCACAAAGGGAACCTTTTTAAAGGCGTCTTTTACCCGCTTGGGATCCCTCAGGGCGTAGCAGGGATTGGCATTGTATACAAAAAGCGCATTGAGCAGCGGTGCATCGGAAGCGTTGATCTTTGTGACCAGTTCATCCAGGGATGCAGCCTGTTTGTCTTTTCCGGCGCCGGCTTCGGCAATCTCGTCCATGGCGGCTTCGGGGAAGGAAAGATAGCTCTCCTTGTCGAAAATAAACACACCGCCCTTTTTGTTCAGGCGACCGGTGAGGGCGTTAAGGGTCTGAACGGCGGCAAATTCCCGCAGGCTCTGTCCCTGGTCTCCCCTGCCCCGTCCGGGGATGGCCACGGCATTTTTGGCATTGGCAAATTCAACGGCCAGCTTTTCAATATCCGCGGCCTTGACGCCGGTGATGGCCTCAACATTCTCCGGGGAGTATTGTTTGGTTACATTGGCGGTGAACCGGTTCAGGCCGCCGGGATAAACACCCGGGGCAAAGAGGTTCTTGCTCAGCAGCACCGCGCAGATCCCCAGGGCCAGGTCCGCCTCTGTGCCGGGTTTGCAGGGAATCCACTTGTCGGCATTGGCAGCGGTATTGGAGAGCCGGGGCTCAATCTGGTAGAGTTTGCCATGG encodes:
- a CDS encoding molybdopterin-dependent oxidoreductase; translated protein: MKIDRRSFLGLGLGAAAGIAVSPVGVKLTDDSSIWTQNWPWTPVPEDGEITYENSVCSLCPGSCGISVRKIKGRPVKIEGDENCPITGGGACLHGIAGLQYLYDPARVKTPLRKNGKRFEPISWEEAISTVAGKLGEIRENGSDTLGLITGGAQGSMTGMFRRFLDAFGSSNAFAMPSLDANLELTAQTLHGAGKTLGFDLENSDFVLSFGAGLLEGWGSPVACYKANSSRKERHGKLYQIEPRLSNTAANADKWIPCKPGTEADLALGICAVLLSKNLFAPGVYPGGLNRFTANVTKQYSPENVEAITGVKAADIEKLAVEFANAKNAVAIPGRGRGDQGQSLREFAAVQTLNALTGRLNKKGGVFIFDKESYLSFPEAAMDEIAEAGAGKDKQAASLDELVTKINASDAPLLNALFVYNANPCYALRDPKRVKDAFKKVPFVVSFSSYLDETAMEADVILPASTFLERMEDVPSGGGLAKQVVGLARPMVNPVFDTKNPGDALIALAQAMGGTIAESFEWETYEEALEAIAESVWETLSEEGYAVVAEGNPEGIPTTNFAYMADMPDAVQAQGDGKLILMPIDNMRLTGASSPFAVKTVSDKVIAGKDVVVEINPATAKGLKDGGDAVITTPVGKAKVKVFLNEGMMPGVIGMAKGLGHTYDNPYVAGKGVNVNDLIAPVIEPGSGLDAAFGITASISKA